The genomic interval GAGGAGGTACCAGGTGAGGACCCTGACTACCGGCCTGTGGAGACTGGGTCAAAATCCGGGTCCACAAGAGAAAATGGAACCAGGCAAGATGGATGGTGCCATTCAAGGTAACCATGGCAACACCAACGGCGGTCAGAGTTCAGGAACGGTCCGGCTGGCACCACCTGTCCCACTGCCAGAAGGTGTTCAGCCCACAGGAGAAGATGGAGCCAGACACAGCCTGAATCAGGAGGCAGAAGGTGTTCAGCCCACAGGAGGTGAAGGAGCCAGACACAGCCTGTCCCACTGCCAGAAGGTGTTCAGCCCACAGGAGGTGAAGGAGCCAGACACAACCTGTCCCACTGCCAGAAGGTGTTCAGCCCACAGGAGATGATGGAGCCAGACACAGCCTGAAACAAGAGGCAGAAGGTGTTCAGCCCACAGGAGATGATGGAGCCAGACACAGCCTGAAACAAGAGGCAGAAGGTGTTCAGCCCACAGGAGATGATGGAGCCAGACACAGCCTGAAACAAGAGGCAGAAGGTGTTCAGCCCACAGGAGATGATGGAGCCAGACACAGCCTGAAACAAGAGGCAGAAGCAGATGTGAGTCGAGACCAAAGACTTGAAAAAGATGAAAGGCCACAAAGCCCTGAAGAACCAACTGTTTTACATGATCAGCAAGGTTAtgttgtaaataaataaaccCTTAGGCGGTATAAGCGAGGGAAGACGACAGCATGAGGCCGTTGGTGATTGACTGTGTTGGCTCTAGCCACACTACTTGTTTGTGTGCGTGAACAAATGGGTAAAGTTTATTCAAGACTTAGGTAGAAAAGTGTCCCCAAACGGGACTGCGGTGTTAATTTTATCTAAACCCAAATCCATGAGAGAGTTGTTTGGTTCAATGAGTAGACCAATGGCAGAGACAGATcaagcctgtggaatgttgtattTTATGAGGAGGGCAAAAGACAAGCAGAGCCAGCGAAATTGTACCCTAGGACTCTTTTATGGACATGAGATAATTGATCAGGGTAATAAGAACATATTGAAAGGGACTGGGGGATACAAGATCTGGGGAGGGTGTTTGACAAATGGGAATCCAGAAGCTGTGGATGAAATGGGGACTGTAACCTGTGGGTTTTAGCCAGAGCATAATCCCCGGGATGACGATAATCAGAAGATAGTTAGGAAAGGCTTATGTGTACTCACCCAACGATGtatggttggagtgaaaacctgggGACCACTGTGGCTGAACCAATTTTAGAGAATCTGAAGGAAGAACGTGTTCCGCCATTATGTATCTGTAACAATGGCTCTTTTGCTGTGGGTGTAACAGTGCATTGTAGATTTTATGCAGGCTGAAGAAGAAGAGTGCAGGCAAAATTTTAGGACACCCTATGTGTGGGCATTTAGTGGATGTCTCATATTTAATTACTAGAGTGACCCATCTTGCTCTAAACTATGGTATGGGATCACCCTGGAGGTTTATGTGGATTTGCGGCGGTAGATGTTATCTGGTAATTCCAAAAACTGGCACGGGCTTTGTTTCCTTTGTGAAACTATCTTACCAAACCAGCAATGACTGTTAAGAGAGCAgaatagtatggtagtatggtggcATTGGAGACATGCAATATCCCCAAACTGACATGTTAACATTTTTAAACAGTTTGGCCTAGATTCAATCCGTAGCACCAAAGATCCAGACTCTAGCGTAATTTAAATGCAATGTTCCCACGTTAGCGGAGAATGTATTCACAGTAAATGCTGCATATGACGGCTAAATCTAAAATGACCTTTAAATAATGAAAATAACGATGTAAGGTGGATCTTCCGCGGTACGGCTCGGTTCTAGTCCTTAGAGTGTGGTTGCTATGGGTGGATCAAGTTCTTTATTCAGGAGTTTTTATTTATATATGAAACCAATTCCCAATACAACTTTATAAAACACATTTTACTTCATAATCCAAAAATACAAatcatacaatttttttttaaataatttctaaagaTATCACATTAGTTCCTGACTACATGTCACTGCACTTCTCTGGTGTGGCTCAGTTAGTTGAGCAttgcgcttgcaacgccagggtagtAGTAACCACAAGGTTTCAAGGGAATAAGTAAACACAAGGTTTCAAGGGAAATTCCGGCCAGTGACACATGAGACCCAGGAAATTAACTACTTGGTCATTCCGGGTTCAACACGCAAGCCAAAGACTCCACAGTGCAATAGGCTGATGGCCCATTGTTATATTTACAAACATTCTTGACTTGCACAAGGGGAGTCATACTGGGCTGTAGACCATCGCAGTGCTGCACTTTGAACTGTTTGACGCTTCAGGGGCTTTTGCTCATTAGATTATTGCATACAGGTTTTGATTGCTCACTCTGTAATCCGGAGTGTGTCATATTTCTTCTTTGCCCAGAGCATGCGGGTCACATGTATGTCACCACGGTAACCAATGTCACTGCTCCAGCAGTACTCAGGAGACAGCACTCTACTGGGCTTATGGAGCCACAGGTACTTGTTGAGGTGACTCTCATCATGCCACAGAGCCTCCACCTGGTTCTCCTTGTCCTCCATGATGGTCTGGTAACAGGTCTCCGTCATATTTTTCACTGTCTGCCACGAGCCTCCAAACACAGCAGCATGATAGTAGAAGTCCCCAGTCTCCATGTAGGCCCTGGACCTGGGGTTGCGGTCGTAGGTGTACAGGCTCTGTGGTCGGTGGTAGTAGTAGGCGTGGAGCAGAGCCACAGAGTCTCCCAGAGCCTCTGAGCCGAACCGACCCACAAACACCTGGTCCACGTCAAAGCAGAAGACGTAGCGGCTGTATCGGCGAATCTGTGACTCAATGGCGTCTGCAATGGCCCTCATACGCATCATGGAGATGTCCTGCCAGCGAGAGTGTCTCTGCACCCTCACAACTTTCAGGCTCCGCCCAGGACCGAGCTGGATGTTTGGTACCCTCTCGGGAACATCCGTAAACACATAGTATGTCACAGGTAAAGCCACCATAAAGTGACGCTCAGCGGACAAAAGGAAAGCCTCCAGGTAGGCATCTAGATACCTTGGGATGGGAAGGAGTAAAACCTCAAGTTTAAGAATAGCATCTCCAAATATGCTGCTTACAGTAAGTGACAGAAGTGTTTCATAAGAATTAATAAGTTGCTCGAAAAAAATTGGTCACCGAAAAGAAAAACCGACCTGCCCACAGCGaatacagtgagagagacagaggaatggtTCCTCCTGTGCTCCTGGTCGTAATGATCTGGGTCAAACATCCCATCCCAGATCACAGGGGCTCCCCAGTCAGTGCAGGTCTGAACATCACCTCTGGACCTGGTAGGAACAGAgagcccagctagcacataatgtttcttagagcttggtgagagcgtggttgacCTATGGCTATTTTGcatacattgggaatgttctcaaatagttaaGAGAATGTTTAGAAACAAGCTTATTGTGTGGGAACTACAATACTTCAGCACAACGTTTCCTACAGTTGTACTTattgttctatttaaagtcatgttctcctATTGTTCTGAGAACGTtcagaaacaacgttcttctgtgggcaTTTTAGTATTCAGCATTATATTTTCTGAAGGTTTTTTACTAGGTTCTATTTTaagccatgttctcagaacattgagaactttccataaaaacaacaaaacattagtAACGTTCAAAGTATGTTCTAAGAATGTTAAAAATATACATTCCGTTCTGTGTCAAAACTCTATCCTCGATCTTGTTAAATGTTTCAGATGTGTTTTCCACGCCCACTAATTggtcacacctgatcttaatgtgtgcttgtttcctttgaaattgggtctgtttgaatagactaaaatgaacagctttgtatgagtaaaaaaacaaaaacatgtcaCACCATCTCCATCCAGGTggcacagtggactaattccatggaacagaagatcataggtttgaatctcaaaATGGTTTGAATCCACAAAAATCATgattgcatgattaatgcctaagcaaaaACTTTTTATATATGTTTAAAGGAAGATTTTCACAAACCTCCAAATGACCTTCACATTTCATTCAAAACATTTAGAGAATGTTCTCAatgttatttaattaccttcaaataacctataatttcagttctcagaacgttaataaaacctcccaggtaaactttcagggaaccacaGTAAAATGATCAGAACCTCTCTGCAACCTAAatatgcagacgacacaacagtagtgggtttgattaccaacaatgacaagacagcctacagggaggaggtgagggcactcggacaacctctcactcaacatcaacaaaacaaaggagatgatcgtggacttcaggaaacagcagagggagcacccccccatccacatcgacgggacagtagtggaaaaggtggaaagtttgaagttcctcggcgtacacgtcagacaaactgaaatggtccattcacacagacagtgtggtgaagaaggcgcaacagtgcctcttcaacctcaggaggctgaagaaatttggcttggcacctaaaacttttacagatgcacaatcaagagcctcctggtcaggctgtatcgccgcctggtacggcaactgcaccaccaactgcagggctctccagagggtggtgcgttctTCCCACGCATCATCgtggggaaaactacctgccctccaggacacctaaagcacccaatgtcacaggatagtcaaaaagatcatcaaggataacaaccacccgagccactgcctgttcacctcacGATCAtcaagaaggcgaggtcagtacaggtgcatcaaagctgggaccgagagactgaaaaacagcttctatctcaaggccaacaGTAGGCAGCTTCCACACGGTTatgtaaccctgcaccttagagactgctgtccCATATACAtaaacttgaaatcactggccacttcaaTAATGGAACACTCGtcacttaaataatgtttacatatttttgctttactcatctcatatgtacagttgaagtcggaattttacatacaccttagctaaatacattttaatccaagtaaaaattccctgtcttaggtcagttaggatcaccactttattttaagaatgtgaaatgtcagaataatagtagagagaattatatatttcagcttttatttctttcattacattcccagtgggtcagaagtttacatacacttaattagtatttggtagcgttgcctttaaattgtttaacgtgggtcaaacagtttgggtagccttccacaagtttcccacaagaAGTTggtggtgaattttggcccattcctcctgacagagctggtgtaacagtcaggtttgtgggcctccttgctcgcacatactttttcagttctgctcacaaattttctatgggattgaggtcagggctttgtgttggccactccaataccttgacattgctgtccttaagccattttgccacaactttggaagtatgcttgggatcattgtccatttggaagacccatttgtgaccaacctttaacttcctgactgatgtcttaaatTGTTGCTCCAATAGACCAcaattttcattcctcatgacgccatctattttctgaagcgcaccagtcctaactgcagcaaagcaccctcacaacatgatgctgccacccccatgcttcacggttgggatggtgttcttcggcttgcaagcctccccctttttcctccaaacataacagttgtcattatggccaaacagttctatttttgtttcatcagaccagacgacatttctccaaaaagtatgatcatTGTCcatatgtgcagttgcaaaccatagtctggcttttttatggtggttttggagcagtggcttcttccttgctgagcggcctttcaggttgttgatacaggactcgttttactgtagatatagatacttttctacccgtttcctccagaatcttcacaaggtcctttgatgttgttctgggattgatttgtacttttcacaccaaagtacgttcatctctaggagacagaatacgtctccttcctgagccgtatgacggctgcgtggtcccatggtgtttatacttgcgtactattgtttgtacggatgaacgtggtaccttcaggcgtttggaaaatgctcccaaggatgaaccagacttgtggaggtctaggctgatttttatttattttcccatgatgtcaagcactgaggcactgagtttgaatgtaggctttgaaatacatccacaggtacacctccaattgactcaaatgatgtcagtctatcagaagcttctaaagccgacaaacagcttggaaaattccaaaaaattaaaaggcacagtcaacttagtgtatgtaaacttctgacccactggaattgtgatactgtgaattataagtgaaataatctgtctgtaaacaattgttgaaaaaatgtattgtgtcatgcacaaagttgatgtcctaaccgacttgtcaaaactatacagtagtttgttaacaagaaatgtgtggagtggttgaaaaactagatttaatgactccaacctatctGTATGCCCAGACGGCATCCACAGCCgattcctcagagcatgcgcagactagcaggctggtgtgtttaaggacatattcaatcaatccttatcccagtctgctgttcccacatgcttcaagagggccaccattgttcctgttcccaagaaagcgaaggtaactgagctaaacgactatcgccccgtagcactcacttccgtcatcatgaagtgctttgagagactagtcaaggaccatatcacctccatcctacctgacaacctagacccactccaatttgcttaccgccccaatagatccacagaatcgcaatcacactgcacactacccaaacccatctgaacaagaggaatacctatgtaagaatgctgttcatcgactacagctcagcatttaacatcataataccctccaaactcatcattaagcttgagaccctgggtctcgaccccgctctgtgcaactgggtcctggacctcctgacgggccacccacaggtggtgagggtaggtaacatctccaccccgctgatcctcaacactggggccccacaagggtgcgttctcagccctctcctgtactccctgttcacccatgactgcgtggccatgcacgcctccaactcaatcatcaagtttgcagacgacactacagtgtaggcttgattaccaacaacgacgagacggcctacagggaggaggtgagggcactcggagtgtggtgtgaggataataacctcacactcaatgtcaacaaaacaaaggagatgattgtggacttcaggaaacagcagagggagcagccccctatccacatcaacgggacagtagtggagaaggtggaaagttttaagatcctcggcgtacacatcacggacaaactgaaatggtacacccacacagacagtgtggtgaagaaggcgcagcagcgcctcagcaacctcaggaggctgaagaaattcggcttgtcaccaaaaacactcacaaatttttacagatgcacaatcgagagtatcctgtagggctgtatcaccgcctggtacaggcAACTGcgccgcccataaccgtaaggctctccagaggttagtgaggtctgcacaacgcatcactgggggcaaactacctgccctccaggacacctacaccacccgatgtcacaggaaggccataaagatcatcaaggacaacaaccacccgagccactgcctgttcaccccgctatcatccagaaggcgaggtcagtacaggtgcatcaaagcggggaccatcagactgttaaacagccatcactaacattgagtggctgctgccaacatactgacttatCTCTAGCCACTTCAATAATGAAAAAATGTGTGTAATaaatatatcactagccactttaaacaatgccactttatataatgtttacataccttacattactcatctcatatgtatatactgtactctataccatctaccgcatcttgcctatgccgttcggccatcgctcattcatatatttttatgtacattttcttattcattcctttacacttgtgtgtgtataaaggtAGTTGTGATATtggtaggttagattacttgttagatattactgcatggtcggaactagaagcacaagcattttgctacacttgcattaacatcttctaaccatgtgtatgtgacaaataaaatttgatttgatgtaaacttccgacttctactgtatatactgtatcctactatatttagtcaatgccactccgacatagCTTatactaatatttatatattcctgaaTTCCATTAGTTTACTTTTAGGTTgggacacaagcatttcgctacacccgcaataacatctgctaaacatgtataagtcacaaataacattttgatttgataattTTCCTGGGAGGTTAAGTTAATGCTCTGAGAACGGAAATGTTATGCTATTTGGAAGTTTGTCCTTAACTTTCACTGAGGCActacatcgcagtgcttgaggcgtctcTACAAACCCGGGCTCGATccaaggctgtgtcacaaccagacgtgatcgggagtcccatagagtggcgcacaattggcccagcgttgttagggtcagggttagggaagggtttggccgggggaccCTTtatttggctcatcgcgctctagcgattcTATTTCCTATATGAGGATTCTAGAAAATTGcaatgaaaatctgttgccaattggatggaaacctagctactgctAGCTAATTTTGGGTTCActtttttgaactccaagcacagataagacttctcatattttttttactatttggtctttggaccaatcacatcagatatttttcagagctaatctaattggtgaaaataccaattagttaaaaaaaaatgttttaaacaatAAGAATTGGGGTtcttgtgtaaacgcagcctgagaaatgtatttatttagacattaaacatgtatgtatttttttgtgacacagcatcagtgagatttaaacctataatcttctgttctctatccatggaattagtccactgtggCACCAGGATGAACATACCAATTACATTTTTATGCATataaagctgttcattttagtttattcaaacagaccccatttcaaagaaAACAAGAACTCATTAACATCAGGTGGGGCCAATTAGTGGGAGCGGCCaacacacctaaacacacacacttaacaagatagcgcaggggtattcaactcttaccctacgaggtccggcgCTTGCtgacacctggtgtcccaggtctaaatcaatcCCTGGTTGGAGGGGATTCATGAAAAAaaggaactggctttgaggtccagagttgagtttgagggagaTAGAGGATAGGGAGTGTTTTGGtgatgctgagaacggaatgtataaGTTTTAAATACAattcttagaacgttctctgaCAGTTAATATAGTTTTCATGGGATGTTTTCTTCATGTTCTCAAAAAATTGGTAACATGACTTTAAAAATGGAAACCTATAGGAAAAtgtatgctgaagtactgaaattcctacAGAAGAATGTTGTTAATGATCATTTTCTGAAGAATTTGAGAAAATTCCCAATGTCAGTTGGAGATAAGGTGGCTGCAACGAGATATGCAGCTCCATTGAGGCAACCTCCATTTTGATTTAGTCAATTTTCTTAACGATTGgttgatccctcctgatgaccaaGAGGGATCAGcaaatgaagttggaagtcctgctcagttgactacattaaaatggtggaagccctcaatgtcAATGCCCAGTCTAATATGGCATTTTGGTCACTAGAGACCTCTATCATGCTCTATGGAACCTCATAGAAGGAAGTATTTGTGGTGAAGAACTGCGGTGAGCTTTGCCACATACTTTTACCAATAAAAAATCCATTAAAACAATCTTTAGATTTCTTTGTCAGACTCCAACACAATATAAATAAAAGTAATGGCATGCTCTGAACATGATTGATATAAAAACAAAATGTCCTACCAAAGGTCTAGGGAAACATCTATACTATTCCCCAGCTTCAGCTTCTCTCCAGGGGCTAGATGACATCGGTTCATGGGGATTAAGCCCTCCAAGTAcctacaacacaacaacatgctGGGTCAACTTACACAActctttctgtttctatgttaaaTGTATGGATAGTTTCAAGTGACTGAATTCATATAGAACAGCCCTATGGTCCTTCTCCCTAAACTTATGCTGCACAACACGAAGCTAACAATTGGCATAGGGGAACTGAatgattcaactgaaatgtgtctcacATTTAACCCACCCCTCTGAAACACTGAATCATGGTGCTTTCATTTGGAAAATACACACCTTATTGATGTAGGTATGAAGTAGGCTATGAAGAGCAGCACAGAGGCACATCCTGCACATGTTAATACACGCTTTGCCTTGTGCAATACTCTGTGGGATAATAGACAAAAACATTACGTCAAAAGG from Salvelinus alpinus chromosome 2, SLU_Salpinus.1, whole genome shotgun sequence carries:
- the LOC139555248 gene encoding alpha-1,3-galactosyltransferase 2-like isoform X1, producing MRVLHKAKRVLTCAGCASVLLFIAYFIPTSIRYLEGLIPMNRCHLAPGEKLKLGNSIDVSLDLWSRGDVQTCTDWGAPVIWDGMFDPDHYDQEHRRNHSSVSLTVFAVGRYLDAYLEAFLLSAERHFMVALPVTYYVFTDVPERVPNIQLGPGRSLKVVRVQRHSRWQDISMMRMRAIADAIESQIRRYSRYVFCFDVDQVFVGRFGSEALGDSVALLHAYYYHRPQSLYTYDRNPRSRAYMETGDFYYHAAVFGGSWQTVKNMTETCYQTIMEDKENQVEALWHDESHLNKYLWLHKPSRVLSPEYCWSSDIGYRGDIHVTRMLWAKKKYDTLRITE
- the LOC139555248 gene encoding alpha-1,3-galactosyltransferase 2-like isoform X2; protein product: MNRCHLAPGEKLKLGNSIDASLDLWSRGDVQTCTDWGAPVIWDGMFDPDHYDQEHRRNHSSVSLTVFAVGRYLDAYLEAFLLSAERHFMVALPVTYYVFTDVPERVPNIQLGPGRSLKVVRVQRHSRWQDISMMRMRAIADAIESQIRRYSRYVFCFDVDQVFVGRFGSEALGDSVALLHAYYYHRPQSLYTYDRNPRSRAYMETGDFYYHAAVFGGSWQTVKNMTETCYQTIMEDKENQVEALWHDESHLNKYLWLHKPSRVLSPEYCWSSDIGYRGDIHVTRMLWAKKKYDTLRITE